The sequence below is a genomic window from Desulfobulbus oligotrophicus.
GAACAGCAGCCGCTGCTCATCAATCTCGCCTCACAGGAGTATGCCAGAAGTGTGCTCCGCTCCCAACTGATTGCGCCATGGCTTGATATTCAATTCAAGGAAGAGAACGGTGAGCAGCTGAAAACTGTAACGATCTACACGAAAAAAGCCAGGGGTCTGATGGCTGGTTTTTTCATCCGCCACCGGTTACGCGATCCGGAAGAACTCAAAGGATTTACTGAAGACAGGTATCGTTTCAGGCCGGAACTGTCCACAGACCAGGTATGGCTTTTTACCCGACCTGCTTCATGAACCGTTTGTCAACGACTTCATGTCCGGGCGATGCTGAGCAGTGCTGTTCACCAGGGTCACCTGCTCGTTCAATGTCCACAGATCGTAGATATAGCCCAGCCCGCAGATTCCAAAGGTCAGCAGATAGAGGATCCCGGTGCCGATTTTGCCCATGTACAGACGGTGCATGCCGAATAGACCCAAAAATATCAGGAGCAGCCAGGCGACATTGTAATCGATCGGACCGGTGACATAACGGATATCCGCCTCCCGATCCATCTGCGGGATGAGAAACAGGTCAACAATCCAGCCGATGAACAAGAAACCCATGGTAAAGAAGTACAGGGTACCGGATAAGGGTCTGCCGTAGTAAAACCGGTGGGCACCTATAAAACCAAAGAGCCAGGCTACATAGCCGATGAGCAGATTGTGGGAGGTGCGGGTACTTTCCATGGGTGTTGTCCTGCAATTTTCTTTTTGAATAAGGCAATCCGTGCCAACGACTGACGGATACGCTGTACATCAACTCTCCCGTCCGCAAGCATGTCTTCTATGGCACGAATGCCTGCAGTCACAGCATCCTCACGCGGGGTCAGATTGTTACCGACCACCAGAACATCCACACCGGCCAGCACCGCACGCTGCACGGCCTCCGCATACCCCCACCTCCGGCTGATGGCCTGCATCTGCAGATCATCGCTGAACACCACACCGGTAAAACCAAGCTGCTGCCGCAGCAGCCCGGTGATGATCTGTGGTGACAGGGTCGCCGGTAATCCTGAGGGGTCAAGTCGGTGATGCACCAGATGTGCCGTCATGACGGCATCATCATATCCGGCGGCAAAAAGGCAGCGATAGGGATCCAGTTCCTGCTGCTGCCAACAGGATGTCACGTCAACAAACCCCAGGTGCGAGTCGCTGCCGGCACTGCCGTGGCCGGGAAAATGTTTGAGACAGCAGCCGATGCCATGGTGATGATGGGCCGCAATAAAGGCCTGTGCATGGGCAGCCACGATGTCTGGTCCGCATCCGAAGCTGCGCTGGTAGCGGCCGATAATCGGATTATCAGGATTGAGATCAAGATCCACCACCGGCGCAAAATTAAGAGTAATACCAAGTGCTGCCATCTCCGCGGCCATAACAGCTGCAGATGTGGCAGTACCCTGCACGCCGGATTCGGCCAGCTCCTTTGCACTGGGTGATGGAGCAAAGCCGGCCTGTGCCTTGAGACGGCACACCTTGCCGCCTTCCTGATCAACAGCGACAAAGGGCTTTTCAACGGCATACCGGTTGAGACTGTGCACCAGTTCCCGTACCTGCTGAGGTGAGCGGATGTTCTGAATCGTGCCGTCAACATTGCGCTCAAAAAGCAGGATGCCACCCAACCGGTTTTCAGTCAGGGCCTCGACAATCCAGTGATCCGGCCCTACTGTAGTCCCCAGAAAGCCAACGGTAAACATCTGACCGATCGGCAGTTGCTCCGACACGTCTGTTCCTGTGTACCGAGTGCTGATCAGGCGTTTTTAAGGCGGATGGACAGCGGGATACGATGCAGGGACTGTTCTTCCTGCACCGTGCGGCCAAGCTGCCACTGATCACAGACCACCTTGTCGCCGAGCAGCCGTCCAATGTCCGTGACCAACCCGTTCAGATTGATAATCGGATGCCGACTGAACACCTGGGGCAGACCGGCGGTCAGATTACAGACCAGGCAACGACCGGGACGTTCATGCAAATCCAGATTAAACTGCAGTGTCTGTGTGGCGCGGTCATAGGCTGCAAAACGCAGGGCAATATCATACGCCCCTTCATCAGCATCACCGAAAAGGGCGTCAAAAAACTCATTGGAGCGTTCCGGTGGAAACAGGTCTGCCAGTACTTTCTCAGTAAAAATCTGCTCAGGCTGCATCATCATCCCTATACAATGCTCTTCTTGTTCAACAGTATCCGCCCGTCTTTTTTTGAAGAGACAGGCAACAACGACAACAATGGATCCGGTGCGAAGCACCTGCCGGTGCCTTCCGGATCATGCCGACTTTACTCAGGAGGCAGCGCACCTGTCAACAGCATTGCAGCACTGTTGAGGCTGTGGTAGAAACCAGGACATGCGCGTTCAATCTTCTTTTCCAGAGAACCAGTCGGCAGAATCCATCACAGAACCGGCACCACTCAACCTTGCTCAACAGATCGCGGTGAGCCACGGTGACGGTCCTATACTGGTGATAGCCGGCGCCGGTTCCGGCAAAACCCGAACCCTGGTGTACCGGATGGCCCACCTCATTGAAAGAGGTGTGGAACCGGAATCTGTTCTGCTCTTAACGTTCACCCGGCGGGCCGCCCAGGAGATGCTGCAGCGGGCCGGAGAACTCACGGCAGGATCATGCCGGCGGGTCATGGGGGGAACCTTCCACGCCACTGCCAATATTCTGCTGCGCCGATACGGTCATCTCCTGAACCTCGGCCCGAACTTCACCATTATTGACCGTGGCGATGCGGAAGGCATCATCAACCTGCTCAAGTCTTCATTGGGCATGGGCGGTGCCGGTAAACGGTTTCCATCCAAACGGGTGGTGATGAATCTGATCTCCGGGGCTGTCAACAAGTCCTCCAGTATTGAACAGCTGGTCTATGAAGACCATCTCCACCTCACCGAATTTCTGAACGATTTTTACACGATTGCCGATCACTACCGCCAGTTCAAACGTGATCACGGCCTATTGGACTACGATGATCTGCTGGTGTACTGGAAACAGCTGCTGGTTGAATCGGAAAACGCCAGGGTGGAACTGTCCAGCCGGTTTCAGCACATTCTGGTTGACGAGTATCAGGATACAAACCTGCTGCAGGCCGAAATTGTTCGCCTGCTCGCCTACTGTCATCAGAACGTCATGGTGGTCGGCGATGATGCCCAGTCTATCTACAGCTTCCGTGGAGCGGATTTTGCCAATATCATGCGCTTTCCTGAGCAGTTTCCCGGCACCAGAATCGTGAAACTCGAAGAAAACTATCGCTCCACCGAACCGATCCTGCAGCTGACCAATGCCATCATTGCCAATGCAGAAAAAAAATTCACCAAAACCCTGTTCACCGAAAAGGTCGGAGGAGTGCGACCGCAGCTGGCTGCAGCACCCAATGAGGCCGCAGAAGCCCGCTTTATTGTCCAGGAGATTCAGAAACACCACCAGAATGGCACCCCCCTGACCGACATCGCCGTCCTGTTCCGTTCCGGATTTCATTCGTTCAAGCTGGAAATCGAACTGGCGGCCCATGGTTTTGACTTTGAAAAACGTGGTGGTCTCCGACTGACGGAATCCGCCCACATTAAGGATGTGCTTTCCTTTTTACGGGTCATCATCAACCCCTGGGACAACCTCAGCTGGAACCGTATACTTCTCCAGCTGGAAAAGGTCGGCCCCAAGACCGTACAAAAGATTCTCAACAGTGTCCGGCAGGCGGACAATCCCTTGACAGCCCTGACCGCCTATCGGCCCGCACCAACCTGGCGCCTGCAGTTCGAGAAACTGGTGGACATGCTCGGCCGCCTGCACCAGCCGGATTTAACCCCATCGGATCAGTACGATCTGGTCATGGAGTACTATTCGCCGATCTTTGAAAAGATCTACTATGACGACTATCCCAAACGCCGCCGGGAACTTGAGCAGATCAAGGCTCTGATCAGCGGTTATGGTGATCTGCAGTCCTTTATCGATGACACCGCGCTTGATCCCCCTGAAGTTGGAGCAGATGCAGAAGGAATCCGCTCGGAACAGAGATTGACCCTGTCCACCATCCATTCAGCCAAAGGACTGGAATGGGATACGGTCTTTGTCATGGGGTTGGCCGAAGGACGTTTTCCCCACCAGCATGCCACGCCCGGCGAGCAGTGGGAGGAAGAACGACGCCTGCTGTACGTTGCGACAACCCGTGCTAAAAAAGAGCTTTTTCTCACCTATCCCAAGGAGATGCTCGGATCAGACCGCCAGCTGCTGCGCGCATCGCTCACCCCCTTTCTGCGGGAAGTCAGCCCCGGACTGTACACAAATATCGATCAGGTCAGTGCACGTACACCGCTGCAGACCGGTCAGTACCAGCAAACAACGTCGCAGCTTCGGCATCCGAACGTTCAATCAGCCAGAATAACCTACCAGGAGGGGATGCGGGTCACCCATGCCTTCTTCGGCCATGGCCGGGTGGTCTCGATTCCAGGCCCCCGTCGCATTGAAATCCTCTTTGATCGCCACGGCAGTAAAATTCTTCATCTTGACTACGCCAAACTTGAAATCCTTGACTGACGAGCCTGCCCGTCATCTGTTTTGCCGATGAACTATCAAGAAGCACTCCAATGGATGGATGAGCGCCAACAGTTCACCATCAAACTGGGTCTGGCAACAACCCGGACCCTGTTGGCTCAATTCGGCAATCCGCACAAGCAGCTGCGCATCATTCATATTGCCGGGACCAACGGCAAAGGATCGGTCGGCGCAACGCTTCTGGCCATCCTGTCAGCCGCCGGCTATCGTACCGGGTTTTATTCCTCACCACATCTCAGTGATTTTCGTGAACGGTTCCGGCTCAACACCACCTTTATCACGCAGGAGCGTTGTGCCGACCTGATAACAACGCTGGCCACAGGTCTTCCCGAAGGAATGCAGCCCACCTACTTTGAATGTGCCACCCTTCTGGCCCTGCTCTGGTTTGCCGACCAGCAGACTGATGCGGTCATCCTGGAGACCGGTATGGGCGGACGTCTCGACGCCACCAATGCCGTTACCCCCCTACTTTCCATCATCACTGATATCAGTCTGGACCACGAACAGTATCTCGGCTCCACCATCACAGCCATTGCCAATGAAAAGGCCGGCATTATAAAATCCGAAGTACCTGTTATCTTTTCCGGCAGACATCGCGATGCC
It includes:
- a CDS encoding pancreas/duodenum homeobox protein 1 — encoded protein: MLRTGSIVVVVACLFKKRRADTVEQEEHCIGMMMQPEQIFTEKVLADLFPPERSNEFFDALFGDADEGAYDIALRFAAYDRATQTLQFNLDLHERPGRCLVCNLTAGLPQVFSRHPIINLNGLVTDIGRLLGDKVVCDQWQLGRTVQEEQSLHRIPLSIRLKNA
- a CDS encoding glycoside hydrolase family 3 N-terminal domain-containing protein, which gives rise to MSEQLPIGQMFTVGFLGTTVGPDHWIVEALTENRLGGILLFERNVDGTIQNIRSPQQVRELVHSLNRYAVEKPFVAVDQEGGKVCRLKAQAGFAPSPSAKELAESGVQGTATSAAVMAAEMAALGITLNFAPVVDLDLNPDNPIIGRYQRSFGCGPDIVAAHAQAFIAAHHHHGIGCCLKHFPGHGSAGSDSHLGFVDVTSCWQQQELDPYRCLFAAGYDDAVMTAHLVHHRLDPSGLPATLSPQIITGLLRQQLGFTGVVFSDDLQMQAISRRWGYAEAVQRAVLAGVDVLVVGNNLTPREDAVTAGIRAIEDMLADGRVDVQRIRQSLARIALFKKKIAGQHPWKVPAPPTICSSAM
- a CDS encoding ATP-dependent helicase, which encodes MRVQSSFPENQSAESITEPAPLNLAQQIAVSHGDGPILVIAGAGSGKTRTLVYRMAHLIERGVEPESVLLLTFTRRAAQEMLQRAGELTAGSCRRVMGGTFHATANILLRRYGHLLNLGPNFTIIDRGDAEGIINLLKSSLGMGGAGKRFPSKRVVMNLISGAVNKSSSIEQLVYEDHLHLTEFLNDFYTIADHYRQFKRDHGLLDYDDLLVYWKQLLVESENARVELSSRFQHILVDEYQDTNLLQAEIVRLLAYCHQNVMVVGDDAQSIYSFRGADFANIMRFPEQFPGTRIVKLEENYRSTEPILQLTNAIIANAEKKFTKTLFTEKVGGVRPQLAAAPNEAAEARFIVQEIQKHHQNGTPLTDIAVLFRSGFHSFKLEIELAAHGFDFEKRGGLRLTESAHIKDVLSFLRVIINPWDNLSWNRILLQLEKVGPKTVQKILNSVRQADNPLTALTAYRPAPTWRLQFEKLVDMLGRLHQPDLTPSDQYDLVMEYYSPIFEKIYYDDYPKRRRELEQIKALISGYGDLQSFIDDTALDPPEVGADAEGIRSEQRLTLSTIHSAKGLEWDTVFVMGLAEGRFPHQHATPGEQWEEERRLLYVATTRAKKELFLTYPKEMLGSDRQLLRASLTPFLREVSPGLYTNIDQVSARTPLQTGQYQQTTSQLRHPNVQSARITYQEGMRVTHAFFGHGRVVSIPGPRRIEILFDRHGSKILHLDYAKLEILD
- a CDS encoding NINE protein → MESTRTSHNLLIGYVAWLFGFIGAHRFYYGRPLSGTLYFFTMGFLFIGWIVDLFLIPQMDREADIRYVTGPIDYNVAWLLLIFLGLFGMHRLYMGKIGTGILYLLTFGICGLGYIYDLWTLNEQVTLVNSTAQHRPDMKSLTNGS